One genomic window of Hymenobacter sp. J193 includes the following:
- a CDS encoding bifunctional UDP-sugar hydrolase/5'-nucleotidase has product MDRREFLKHSTLGAASLGLLSLPAAAADAAKLVILHTNDMHSRIEPFPDNAAQWAGMGGMARRASLIAQIRQQEANVLLLDSGDIWQGTPYFNFFGGELEYKLMSQMRYDASTLGNHDFDNGLEGLQKQLPNATFPFLTANYDFSQTPLAGRFQPYKVFEKAGHRIGVFGLGIELAGLVADRNYGATRYLDPVATANEMVARLRGPEKCDMVICLSHLGYKYESAKIDDFKLAAGAPGIDLILGGHTHTFLDKPDVVAGPNGHQTLINQVGWSGINLGRIDYVFERGTRRPGVAQATVLPVHTA; this is encoded by the coding sequence ATGGACCGTCGCGAATTTCTGAAGCATAGTACGCTGGGTGCTGCCAGCCTGGGGCTGCTGAGCCTGCCGGCCGCCGCGGCCGATGCCGCAAAGCTGGTGATTCTGCATACCAACGACATGCACTCCCGCATCGAGCCTTTCCCGGATAATGCGGCGCAGTGGGCCGGCATGGGCGGCATGGCTCGTCGGGCTTCGCTGATAGCCCAGATCCGCCAGCAGGAGGCCAACGTGCTGCTGCTCGACTCAGGCGACATCTGGCAGGGCACGCCGTATTTCAACTTTTTCGGGGGCGAGCTGGAGTACAAGCTGATGTCGCAGATGCGCTACGACGCCAGCACCCTCGGCAACCACGACTTCGACAACGGCCTGGAAGGACTGCAGAAGCAGCTGCCCAACGCTACCTTCCCGTTCCTGACGGCCAACTACGACTTCTCGCAGACGCCACTGGCCGGTCGTTTTCAGCCTTATAAGGTCTTTGAAAAAGCCGGACACCGCATTGGCGTGTTCGGGTTGGGTATTGAGCTGGCCGGGCTGGTAGCCGACCGCAACTACGGCGCCACCCGCTACCTCGACCCCGTGGCTACGGCCAACGAAATGGTAGCCAGGCTGCGCGGCCCCGAGAAGTGCGACATGGTTATTTGCCTTTCGCACCTGGGCTACAAATACGAAAGCGCGAAAATCGACGATTTTAAATTGGCGGCCGGTGCGCCCGGCATCGACCTTATACTAGGCGGCCACACGCACACGTTCCTCGACAAGCCCGATGTGGTAGCCGGCCCTAACGGTCACCAGACGCTGATTAATCAGGTTGGGTGGTCGGGTATCAATCTCGGCCGTATCGATTACGTGTTCGAGCGGGGCACGCGCCGGCCGGGCGTGGCGCAGGCGACGGTGCTACCCGTGCATACGGCCTGA
- a CDS encoding four helix bundle protein yields the protein MRREKPHYRLECWRLAFDFVPIAYQIAHSFPATERYELASQLRRAATSVPLNIAEGAGRYSSAEFSRFLLIARGSVTELDTILLLAERLGYMTSTQTDEAIAALDRITGLINGLLKSLRPKE from the coding sequence ATGCGGCGCGAGAAACCCCACTACCGCTTGGAATGCTGGCGGCTGGCTTTCGACTTCGTGCCGATAGCCTATCAAATAGCGCATTCCTTTCCTGCTACTGAGCGGTATGAGTTGGCTTCTCAACTGCGGCGGGCAGCTACTTCGGTTCCCCTGAATATTGCCGAGGGAGCGGGCCGCTATTCTTCAGCCGAATTCAGTCGGTTCCTACTTATTGCTCGTGGTTCCGTTACCGAACTGGATACAATCCTGTTGCTGGCCGAACGCCTTGGCTATATGACCAGTACTCAAACCGATGAAGCTATTGCTGCACTAGACCGAATCACCGGTTTGATTAACGGCTTACTAAAGTCACTCCGGCCAAAAGAATAA
- the scpA gene encoding methylmalonyl-CoA mutase, with the protein MKPDFATIPYNAAPLASPLTQPATSSTPEGIELKAYYTAEDIATLDHLGFGAGQAPFLRGPYSSMYVQNPWTVRQYAGFSTAEASNAFYRRNLAGGQKGLSVAFDLATHRGYDSDHPRVQGDVGKAGVAIDSVEDMKILFDQIPLDQMSVSMTMNGAVLPIMAFYIVAAEEQGVSPEKLAGTIQNDILKEFMVRNTYIYPPAPSMRIIADIFSYTARLMPKFNSISISGYHMQEAGATADLELAYTLADGVEYVRAGLAAGMTIDQFAPRLSFFWAIGMNHFMEIAKMRAGRLLWAKLMKGLGAENPKSLALRTHCQTSGYSLTEQDPFNNVTRTCVEALAAALGGTQSLHTNALDEAIALPTDFSARIARNTQLYLQHETDITRVVDPWGGSYYVERLTHELADKAWALIQEVEELGGMAKAIETGLPKLRIEEAAARKQARIDSGKEIIVGVNRYRLTEEEQAREAQIEILDIDNAAVRESQIARLTQLKANRDNAAVQQALQALTDAAREVSSSSLLVASSDDQPETTNQKPETRNLLDLAVQAARLRATLGEISDALEAVYGRHQATIRTVSGVYSQEMDYDQEFAKARQLADEFSQKEGRRPRMMVAKMGQDGHDRGAKVIATSFADVGFDVDIAPLFQTPAEVARQAAENDVHVVGVSSLAAGHKTLVPQLIEELAKLDRADILVIAGGVIPAQDYPFLYDAGVTGIYGPGTVIAVAAQEILRKLETL; encoded by the coding sequence ATGAAACCCGACTTCGCCACCATCCCCTACAACGCCGCGCCGCTGGCTTCGCCACTTACGCAGCCGGCCACCTCTTCAACCCCCGAGGGCATTGAGTTGAAAGCTTACTACACGGCCGAAGACATAGCGACGCTCGACCACCTGGGGTTTGGAGCGGGACAGGCGCCGTTTCTGCGCGGGCCCTACTCCTCCATGTATGTGCAGAACCCCTGGACGGTGCGTCAGTACGCGGGCTTCAGCACGGCCGAGGCCAGCAACGCCTTTTACCGCCGCAACCTCGCGGGCGGGCAGAAAGGCCTGAGCGTGGCCTTCGATCTGGCCACGCACCGGGGCTACGACTCCGACCACCCCCGCGTGCAGGGCGACGTGGGCAAGGCCGGCGTGGCCATCGACTCGGTGGAGGATATGAAGATCTTGTTCGACCAGATTCCGCTGGACCAGATGTCGGTGTCGATGACCATGAACGGGGCGGTGCTGCCGATTATGGCCTTCTACATCGTGGCGGCTGAGGAGCAGGGCGTGAGCCCGGAGAAGCTGGCGGGCACCATTCAGAACGACATTCTGAAGGAGTTCATGGTGCGCAATACCTACATCTATCCGCCCGCGCCCTCCATGCGCATCATTGCCGATATCTTCAGCTACACGGCGCGGCTGATGCCCAAGTTCAACTCCATCAGCATCTCGGGCTACCACATGCAGGAAGCCGGAGCCACCGCCGACCTGGAGCTGGCCTACACTCTGGCCGACGGCGTGGAGTACGTGCGCGCCGGCCTCGCGGCGGGCATGACCATCGACCAGTTTGCGCCCCGCCTGTCGTTTTTCTGGGCCATCGGCATGAACCACTTCATGGAAATTGCCAAGATGCGCGCCGGCCGCCTGCTTTGGGCCAAGCTCATGAAAGGCCTCGGGGCCGAAAACCCCAAGAGCCTGGCCCTGCGCACTCACTGCCAGACCTCGGGCTACTCCCTCACCGAACAGGACCCCTTCAACAACGTCACGCGCACCTGCGTGGAGGCCCTGGCCGCGGCCCTGGGTGGCACCCAGAGTTTGCACACCAACGCCCTCGACGAGGCCATTGCCCTGCCCACCGACTTCTCGGCCCGCATTGCCCGCAACACCCAGCTCTACCTCCAGCACGAAACCGACATTACCCGCGTGGTAGACCCCTGGGGCGGCTCCTACTACGTGGAGCGCCTCACCCACGAGCTGGCCGACAAGGCCTGGGCCCTGATCCAGGAAGTGGAGGAGCTGGGCGGCATGGCCAAGGCCATTGAAACCGGGCTGCCCAAGCTGCGCATTGAGGAGGCCGCCGCCCGCAAGCAGGCCCGCATCGACTCGGGCAAGGAAATCATTGTGGGGGTGAACCGCTACCGCCTCACCGAGGAGGAACAGGCCCGCGAGGCGCAGATCGAAATCCTCGACATCGACAACGCCGCCGTGCGCGAGTCGCAGATTGCCCGCCTCACCCAGCTTAAAGCCAACCGCGACAACGCCGCCGTGCAGCAAGCTCTCCAGGCACTGACCGACGCTGCGCGGGAAGTTTCTAGTTCCTCGTTGCTGGTTGCTAGTTCGGACGATCAACCAGAAACCACCAACCAGAAACCAGAAACTAGAAACTTATTAGACCTGGCGGTCCAGGCCGCCCGCCTGCGCGCTACGCTGGGCGAAATATCCGATGCCCTGGAGGCTGTGTATGGCCGCCATCAGGCCACCATCCGCACCGTGTCGGGCGTGTACTCCCAGGAAATGGACTACGACCAGGAATTTGCCAAGGCCCGCCAGCTGGCCGACGAGTTCAGCCAGAAAGAAGGCCGCCGCCCCCGCATGATGGTGGCCAAAATGGGCCAGGACGGCCACGACCGGGGCGCCAAAGTCATTGCCACCTCCTTTGCCGACGTGGGCTTCGACGTGGACATTGCCCCCCTGTTCCAGACGCCCGCGGAAGTAGCCCGCCAGGCCGCCGAAAACGACGTGCACGTGGTGGGGGTTTCCTCGCTGGCCGCCGGCCACAAAACCCTGGTGCCCCAGCTCATCGAAGAACTAGCTAAATTGGACCGGGCCGATATCCTCGTCATTGCCGGGGGCGTTATCCCGGCCCAGGACTACCCTTTCCTCTACGACGCCGGCGTGACCGGCATCTACGGCCCCGGCACCGTCATTGCCGTAGCCGCCCAGGAGATTCTGCGGAAGCTGGAGACTCTGTAA
- a CDS encoding 5'-nucleotidase C-terminal domain-containing protein → MKFTSSGLLLGVALACGSLLPACQRAPYQAKATLAPVTAQPVGKQLPADPTAEATIAPYHRKVEETMSTVLGTAPVAITKNSGESPLANFVADLQRSRASRELKQPIDLGVMSNGGLRAPLPAGPVTVGSVFELMPFENELVVLDAPGAVVQQIFDYAARMKMALSGAVYTATPEGKATNILIGGKPFEAGRTYTIAISDYLAGGGDQMTFFRALAPRKTGVLLRTAITEHIQELTKAGRPVEAKVEGRVKL, encoded by the coding sequence ATGAAATTCACTTCTTCTGGTCTTCTGCTGGGCGTTGCCCTGGCCTGCGGCAGCCTGTTGCCGGCCTGCCAGCGCGCCCCTTATCAGGCCAAGGCCACGCTGGCGCCCGTTACGGCGCAGCCCGTGGGCAAGCAGCTGCCCGCCGACCCGACGGCCGAGGCGACCATTGCGCCCTATCACCGCAAGGTAGAGGAAACGATGAGCACCGTGCTGGGTACGGCGCCGGTGGCTATTACCAAAAACTCCGGCGAGTCGCCGCTGGCCAACTTTGTGGCCGACCTGCAGCGCAGCCGCGCCAGTCGGGAGCTCAAGCAGCCCATCGACCTAGGCGTGATGAGCAACGGCGGCCTGCGGGCCCCGCTGCCGGCCGGGCCGGTTACGGTGGGCTCGGTGTTTGAGCTGATGCCCTTCGAGAACGAGCTGGTTGTGCTGGACGCGCCCGGCGCCGTGGTGCAGCAGATTTTCGACTATGCGGCCCGGATGAAGATGGCGCTGTCGGGCGCTGTATACACGGCCACGCCCGAGGGTAAAGCCACCAACATCCTCATCGGCGGCAAGCCTTTCGAGGCCGGCCGTACCTACACCATTGCCATCAGCGACTACCTGGCAGGCGGCGGCGACCAGATGACGTTTTTCCGGGCGCTGGCCCCGCGCAAAACCGGCGTGCTGCTGCGCACGGCCATCACGGAGCACATTCAGGAGCTCACCAAAGCCGGCCGCCCGGTAGAAGCCAAAGTAGAAGGAAGAGTGAAGTTATAA
- a CDS encoding methylmalonyl-CoA mutase family protein: MSDTPRPGSVSFAEFAPLSTEQWQQRLTRDLKGADLADLRWHTPEGLVLEPFYHREALAALGNLPAPQVPAVPGRWRNVPTLLVPAHDNGHTAVDHAAQALQRGADGIHFDISSPALFDVGYLAATLPTASAYLCYTVCQHPDEFLQRLLEAVPPHTLRGFLRYAPGQGSSPDDYGLQVEAQRRCLQLARTCPDFLPLAINGNFFSNRGASAVQEVAYILNTAVAFLDSLPADDTSIDVTAVAAALHLHVSVGTSYFMEIAKLRALRRLWATLLHAYGVPPEVAGRLHIHAATSSWVQTTLDPHTNLLRVTTEAMSAVLGGADSVSVTPFDSLYAEPNEFSSRVARNVPIILREEAYLDRVADPAAGSYFIETLTDQLAQDAWTLFQEMEAAGGLLAGRGRMLESIRQKTMEEFQRIASGEQVILGTNRFQNAQEQFAFDAKKLLRSRYFDTNRAAYPSEVLRLATAMHFVRKEQKKKKAAVVLLGTDTIQLIYDSFVRLLSPAERPALSEAPPAGALSILFSSAEEATLMSATNEQFRRFSEFILQEPQEDPEEMLADHDAPVLLSADLATMREAMRVFGFQEFTLHGHTTDDVLARLQGR, encoded by the coding sequence ATGTCCGATACGCCGCGCCCCGGGTCTGTTTCCTTTGCTGAGTTTGCCCCGCTTTCCACTGAGCAGTGGCAGCAGCGCCTCACCCGCGACCTGAAAGGCGCCGACCTGGCCGACTTGCGCTGGCATACGCCCGAAGGCCTGGTGCTGGAGCCCTTCTACCACCGCGAAGCCCTGGCTGCCCTCGGCAACCTGCCCGCTCCCCAGGTGCCTGCCGTGCCCGGCCGCTGGCGCAACGTGCCCACGCTGCTGGTGCCCGCCCACGACAACGGCCACACGGCCGTCGACCACGCTGCCCAGGCCCTGCAGCGGGGTGCCGACGGTATCCACTTCGATATCAGCTCCCCGGCGCTTTTTGACGTGGGCTACCTGGCCGCCACGCTGCCCACCGCCTCTGCCTACCTGTGCTACACCGTATGCCAGCACCCGGACGAGTTTCTGCAACGCCTGCTCGAAGCGGTGCCGCCCCATACGCTGCGCGGGTTTCTGCGCTACGCACCCGGCCAGGGCAGCTCCCCCGACGACTACGGCCTGCAGGTGGAAGCCCAGCGCCGCTGCCTGCAGCTGGCCCGGACCTGCCCCGACTTCCTGCCGCTGGCCATCAACGGCAATTTTTTCAGCAACCGCGGCGCCTCGGCCGTGCAGGAAGTGGCCTACATCCTGAATACGGCCGTAGCCTTTCTGGACAGCCTGCCGGCCGATGATACCAGCATCGACGTGACGGCGGTGGCAGCCGCCCTGCACCTGCACGTGAGCGTGGGCACCAGCTACTTCATGGAAATAGCCAAGCTGCGCGCCCTGCGCCGGCTGTGGGCCACCCTGCTGCACGCCTATGGGGTACCTCCGGAAGTAGCTGGCCGCCTCCATATCCACGCCGCCACCTCCTCCTGGGTGCAAACCACGCTCGACCCGCATACCAACCTGCTGCGCGTGACCACCGAGGCCATGAGCGCCGTGCTGGGCGGGGCCGATTCGGTATCCGTCACGCCCTTCGATAGCCTTTACGCCGAGCCCAACGAGTTTTCGAGCCGCGTGGCCCGCAACGTGCCCATCATCCTGCGCGAAGAAGCTTACCTCGACCGGGTGGCCGACCCCGCCGCCGGCTCCTACTTCATTGAAACCCTCACCGACCAGCTGGCCCAGGATGCCTGGACGCTGTTTCAGGAAATGGAAGCGGCCGGGGGCTTGCTGGCGGGCCGGGGCCGGATGCTGGAGTCTATTCGCCAGAAGACGATGGAGGAATTCCAGCGCATTGCCAGCGGTGAGCAGGTGATTTTGGGCACCAACCGCTTCCAGAACGCTCAGGAGCAGTTTGCCTTCGATGCCAAGAAGCTGCTGCGCAGCCGCTACTTCGATACCAACCGGGCTGCTTATCCCTCGGAGGTGCTGCGGCTGGCCACGGCCATGCACTTTGTGCGCAAGGAGCAGAAAAAGAAAAAAGCCGCCGTGGTGCTGCTCGGCACCGATACCATTCAGCTGATCTACGACTCCTTCGTGCGGCTGCTGTCCCCGGCCGAGCGGCCCGCGCTATCGGAGGCCCCGCCGGCGGGCGCCCTGTCCATCCTGTTTTCCTCGGCCGAAGAAGCCACGCTCATGTCGGCCACAAATGAGCAGTTCCGGCGCTTCTCGGAGTTTATTCTGCAGGAGCCCCAGGAAGACCCCGAGGAAATGCTGGCTGACCACGACGCGCCCGTGCTGCTCTCCGCCGACCTGGCTACCATGCGCGAGGCCATGCGCGTGTTCGGCTTCCAGGAGTTCACCCTCCACGGCCACACCACCGACGACGTGCTGGCCCGCCTGCAGGGGCGGTGA